DNA sequence from the Salminus brasiliensis chromosome 3, fSalBra1.hap2, whole genome shotgun sequence genome:
ATTGGTCGCAGTAGTGTTTTAGATtggatggagagactgagtcATGCCCCAGGCTTTCCTCACCTTCTGTCTGCTGAAGAGCCTGCAAACATCCTCCAAGCTGATGGAAAGATGAGCAGGGGACACAGGGAAGAGAGCCAGCGTGGGGGACAAGAGTGGTTGTCTTTTGTGTGTTCAAATCTGCAATAGAACTCATTCAGGCCATTGGTGAGCTGTCAGTCGATCAGGAGAAGGTGGAATTACACCAATCTTTCAACAGTGTTTGTAAAGTCTCACTTGCACAGAAATAAAAATGAGATTGCAGAAGAACTAAGTGTAACAAGGTAAGGACAAAACAAATATCCAAACAAATTACTTTCAATCAACTATTAAACTGTTTCTAATGTGTTACTTTCTTCACAAAATAATACTAAATTAGTGCAATTCTGCTGTAGAATGATCTTCAAGTTCATCTTTAATTAAGTCTTAGCCAACACCctgacaaatacacaaataGGAACCAAGTGCTCAAAAGACCTAACAGCATTAAACAGTCCTACAGACATCCATACATTTTTAACAAATACTACTTGAAGttaaagaacaaatgaaaaaacactaaatttacCATGTAGTTTGTAATGAGAAAATGAATGAAGCAATTAATCACAGCAACTTGCCaatatttctgttactgtgcaaaACACAAGTTAAATAAGATTTGCATTTTCTGAAGAAACATAGAAAAGAGCTGAAAGAAAAACATGAAGGGAAGAATAAGATCTTTCACAAAGGGTTGATTGGTTTTATCTATCTGTTACTGTTGGTTGCCAAGTGGTTGGAGTGATtaaggaaggagggggggtgtcTGTCAACTTTTAGGTGGGGGGGAGTCCAAATctgactttgtgtgtgtgtttgtgaggggCTGGTGTGTCTGAAAACCTTTGGGTCGAATAAGTACAAGGGGTGAGTGAAAGTGACGTGTGTTATGTCTCTATCCTTGTACAGTACCTGAAAGTTAGTTATGTTGTACAGTATGCGCATTCAACTTGCCTTGAAAAAGATTTTTTATAGTCAGGTAGAGCGACAAATGCAAAGTATAAATTGTCGTCCAGCTCCTCCAGCTAGAACAATGCACACAAAAAATGCATATGCAATAAAATTAAGTGTAGAATCTAATCACACATACTGTTAATAACGAAAATAAAGATGCATAAGGAGTTCATTCTGACATTTTAGCagcttgaaataaaaaagacTAGTGTTACTAGTGTTAACTGCGTTGCAATTGATCTAACCATTAAAGTTCGCTCAGATTTACTCACCCACATATATCAAAAATTCATTGGTATATGAAATGGTCGATTCAGAAGCTAATAGTGTACTAAATGTATTCAGTAACACTTAGAGAACCGTAGCTGTAGCTAATAAAATGTGATGTTAGCCAGCGGTTTCCATACATCATTTTTCTTTCACTCACGCAAAGGCAAGCAGATAAAGTAATGAGAGAAGATGGCTATTTGAATCGGGCAGCAAATTATTGTAATGTTAAGTCTACTATCCATCATGAAACCAAAGAACTATCTGAGAACTTGATTAATCCACTGGTAATGCTACCTAACATTCCACCATGTAATAACTACCAAAAGATGTGAGCTAGCTGGATCCCACAGCGAAGGTTTTCAACGAAACAATAAAACCTGAGCTCAGATATACGCGAATCAGAAAACTATTGCTGATGTTTTCTTAAATACAACAATTTGAAATCGCTAATCCAATAAAGCTAACCGGTGAATTGTGAACACTTCCCATAAAACAGTGTCATTCGACCAATGCACATCGCCGAGAAGTGAAAAATCTCCACACTTCGTTGTGCTTGGCATACAGCAAGTCTGCATGCATAGCACGTTTTATTgccattttttttacaacacagGCTATTTTATATCTTAAATCGTTTTATGTTTGATTGGAAATCaatgtattttttacatatGAAATTATGAAACGTTTTTaagttattttattataattgttattttgtagcatttgtattggtccattcataatgaaatgttcactcaatgtaaagaacaactgccacatttaaatgatgtaaacgcaacaaaaaaaataagatacaaggtttttgcatgacagcaagtAAATGCATCAAAACTATGCTTACGATGTTTACTAGTAAAAATGTCAGAGCTACAaatctttctttcattctgctTCATAGAGGAAATCCTCATTCAGATTACCTGACATTGTTCGCAGAAAGTcggttttttctgttttctgtttaagAAGGTTACATTGGAAATGCAATTTAATACAATAtgtaaaactatattttaaaaaaagtgaTACCTGCAGATTGATCAAATGTCAGCCCGGTTTCGACCACTGAGTAAACATATTGTGAGTTTATATTTTGCTGTAAAGATCGACACTTTTCCTCTAATCGCTTAACTTAATAACAAAACACAAGTAAAATATGCAATGCTTTGTTCATTTGGTGACTTTATTCAGACATTGCTGTCTCAAAGAACAATTGCGTCATTCGACTATTTCTTCCTATTGGTGGTTTAGCGGTACCTCTCAGCCAGACACCAGGCCAAGTTCTGTAGGAACTTGTCTACAGACACATGAACTTCAGGAGTGAAGTCGGCAGGGAACAACATTCCAACGACCACAATGATGTTGTGAGCCAGGATCTGAGGTTAAAGAGAAAATAGAACAGTCGTGAGTGTCTAACTTCTACTGTCATTTAATTTTGATGCTAACTGTAAAAAATAGGAACATGTTGACTGATTATCCTCCATAAACGTCATATACATTTTACTTAATATTTATTCATGATGGTAAATCTTTATTTacttgtaaaaataaatatctgCAACCTTATTTCGTACTAAAGTGTTCGTACTAAAATGCTTACCTTGAAGTTGGCAGGGTCCACTCGCAGCTTGTAAGCGTGGAGTTCGCTGAGCTGGGACAAAGCTGCAGGTAGGTCCTCAATTTTGGCAACTGCCTCACCGACACCAGTCATGATGGTCTTTCCATGCTTCTTCACTGGAGCAGATCCAGGGCTCAGGTCAGCCCAGTGGGAGAAGTAGGTCTTGGTTTGGGGGTACACTGTGAGCATTCTGTTTGAGACAGTATTGATTAGGCAGGGGTCTAGATATCATCCCAAGAAAGCTATTGTAAAAATGTAGTacataacaatatatataacatatataactatataacaaTATCATATGACTAGTTTTGTTGAACGCATTCCTAAATTGCAACCCCCAACAGCAAAAGAAGTGGAATTACCTGCCCAAAGCTTCAGCACCAATATCTTCAGCCTTGGGGGCGATTTTGGCCCAAAATGCCTTCACCACGGCCATGTCCTGGACAGTGAGACTCATTTTTACGTCTTTTTCTTCTCAGCTCAGGATGTATTTAAAAAGTATCCTGCTTAACTTCGGCACGTTCTCCACTTATATATCAAATTATAAACGGACCCACCCAAGCAAACCATCTAAACCACACCTCTTTCAAACGTTAAGGCTGGCCTCCACCCATTTTAATCAACACCAAGCCAATGTATAGGCTGGTATCATTCAGATAAAATTTTTACATCATCACATATTGCATGTACAATCTACATACTACAGTGTTTATCCATATACAGCCGTGCAAGCCGTTATTGGCTTCATATGAATTTCtatgaaaatgttttatttcttaCCAAAATAAAGTTCATTATTAAGATGCAAATTAAACTAAATTTAAAAGCAACGAATCAGATGTATAGTTACAATATGGTGATAAGACTTTCAAAAAACATCTTCATGGCCAAATGCCAATTAGTCAGGTTCACTCCCCTATGTTACGTCCAAAGACAAATGAGCCAATCATAGCACACTCTGTCTGAAGGGTGGGGACGTTAAACACGTCAATAAATTGAGCTCAAGATTTCTTTGAACAGCTTCAAGCAAGTAACTGAAGACAGTCTAAAACGTCAGTATGGTTGAGTGGACAGATGCCGAGCGCAGCGCCATCACTGGCCTGTGGGGAAAGATCAGTGTCGATGAAATCG
Encoded proteins:
- the LOC140552361 gene encoding hemoglobin subunit alpha-like; its protein translation is MSLTVQDMAVVKAFWAKIAPKAEDIGAEALGRMLTVYPQTKTYFSHWADLSPGSAPVKKHGKTIMTGVGEAVAKIEDLPAALSQLSELHAYKLRVDPANFKILAHNIIVVVGMLFPADFTPEVHVSVDKFLQNLAWCLAERYR